The genomic DNA ATAATATAAGGACGATTTTTACCCCATCTCTGATAAATTTCTCTTGTGGCTTCCATTCCATCCATTTCTGGCATTTGTATATCCATAAAAACCACATCGTAAATATGTGTTTCTAAAGATTCTAAAACTTTGTATCCACTAATAGCAATATCTATATCATAACCCAATTTTTTAAATAGTTTTCTAGCGATTTTTTGATTGATAAGATTATCTTCAGCTACCAAAATATTTAAAGGTAATTTTTGAGAAATATTATAATTTGGATTCGTATTTTCCTTATTATCATATTTTGAAGTAGTTTCTAAGTCAAGCTCAAAACTGAAATTACTACCTTTGCCTAATTCGCTACTGACTTGAATTTTACTACCCATCATATTCACTATTCTTTGACTAATTGCTAAACCTAATCCTGTACCTTGGGATTTTAATCTAGTTTCTCCTACCTGTTCAAAAGGTAAAAATATATTTGTCAATTTTTCAGGTGGAATACCTACACCAGTATCTATAATTTCAAATTTAAGTTTAGTAAAACTAATTGAATCATCTTTTTTAACTTGATTAACTATATCTACTACAAATAATACTTCTCCATTGGTGGTGAATTTAATCGCATTCCCTAATAAATTAAGTAAAACTTGCCGTAATCTTTTCTCATCAGTGTTGATAATTATCGGTAATTCAGGACTGAATTGATAGTTAAAACAGAAAATTCTATTTCCTAAAGAGTTACGACAAATTTCTACTATTTCTTTCAGGAAAATTAGGAGCTTAAAATTTTTATATTCTAACTCCATTTTGCCAGCTTCTATTTTAGAAATATCAAGAATATCATTGATTAAAGTTAGTAAATGTAAACCTGACTGCTGAATAATTGCAATATCTTCTTTTTCTTGTGCTGTTAATTTGGGAGAGTTGTGAAAAACTTGAGTAATTCCTAAAATACCATTTAGTGGTGTGCGGAGTTCATGACTCATGTTTGTTAAAAATTCACTTTTAGCATGGTTAGCAGCTACAGCATCCCGCTTTGCTACTGCTAATTCTATATTTTGGTGAGTTAATTGTAAGGAATTATCTAATAATTGCCTTTGTGATGTTTTTAATATTGCTATAGCCTGCTGTTTTTCTGATAAAATAGCATTTAATATTAATGTTGTTAATACAACTACCCCAATAAAATATTGTAATAATATTAAGGATTCATTTAAGTTTTCACGGGCAAATGTACCTAATTCTCTCACTGTACCCAAAACTGCAATTGAGGCAATAATTACAATTAAGCTATTAGAACCGAGTTCTCCCAATCTAAATACAGCCCAAAGTAAACAGGGAATTATCATATACTCTAAAGAAAAAGTATATCTACTCCAAAAGGCTGTTTTACAGATGCTAATTACAATTAATAGTAATAATATGATTTCAGCAATTTGCCAAATATTTAGTTTATTGAATAAGAATTGAGTCTTTGTTCTTCTAAAACGCAAATTATTTTTAATATATTCTCCCCAGGTTAACAATGCAGGAGTAAAGATCAATATTCCTGCTACATTAGATATCCACCAAGTTAACCAAGTGTGTGGATATGAACTTATGGATATTTTTCCTCCTAATGTTAAAGCTGTAATTCCCACAGTTGCATTTACCATTGGTCCAATCATCCCTGTGAAAACTAATAATTTGATCACATCACTCAGGCGTTTTAATGGGTAGGTATTATTAATAGATTTCCGTAGTAAAAAAGTACCTAATATAGTTCCTAAAGTTGTACCTCCAGCAATACCTAAAACCTGTAAAATTGAGAAAATAAAAGTAATAGAATTATTGGTGTTGATAAATGCCCAAAGATTAGCTAAAAATGACCCAAAAAATATCCCTGGCCAGATCCAATACCCAAAAAATAAAGTTGCTGCTGTTGCTAAACCGTCAGGTGGCCAAACTGGTGTTACATCTTGAGGAGTAGCAGTTAAAATTCGGGAAAATTGTGAGGTGTGGTAGTAAACCAGGGCTAAAACTACCATCCACCCCATACGCATAACAATTCGTTTTGACCTAGAATTCATTGGTTTAAACTTTGCATTGCTAAAAGCGCAGTTCCATAAGCTGCTTCCGTGTTCTCTGAGGTAAAAACAGGTACTTGTAAATATTTTTGTCTAATAGCAGTCCACGTAGGGTTTGCTGCCCCACCACCTGCGGTATACACGGAGGTTAGTTGATCTGCTCCCAGTTTTTGCAATAAGTCATATCCTTGTGCTTCTATTCTTGCCATACTGGCTAATAAGCCGTGTAAAAATTCTTTGGGATCATCTGGCCGAGGTTCTAGTCTTGGCGGTAATTGGGGATCATTAATGGGAAAGCGATCGCCTTCCTTGAGTAAGGGATAGTAATTTAATTTACTGGCTTTTGATAAATCAATTTCTTGGCTTAATGTTATTAATTCTTGATCAGTAAAAAATTCCCTTAATATAGCACCTCCAGTATTAGAAGCTCCTCCTGTTAACCATAAGTCACCTAAACGATGGCTGTAAATTCCATACTGGGAATCTTCTACACGGGTACGACTTAAAAGTTTTAATACCAAAGTTGAACCCAAAGAAGTGACTGCTTCTCCTGGTAATTTTGCCCCACTGGCCAAAAAAGCAGCAATGCTATCTGTTGTTCCTGCACATACCCAGCAATCACGCTTGAAACCAAATCTAGCAGCGATTTCTGGTTTGATTTCCCTAATAGGAGTACCTGGGGTTAAAACTTGGGGTAATTTAATGGGAATTTGTAGATTTTCTAACCATTTTGGATATTCCAACTTTTCCACGTCATAACCCAATTTTAAGGCGTTGTGGTAATCACTAATACCTAATTGACCATGGAGTAAAAATGCTAACCAATCAGCTTGATGTAATAAATATCGGGCTTGACTAAAAGTAGGTAATTGCTGCATCCAGAGCAGTTTAGCCAAGCTAGAAGTAGCACTAAGTACGGTATGGTGAGGAGGAGCAATGTTGTGCAAATCCTTGATCACAGTTGATCCCCGTGCATCGTTATAAAGTAGGGGAGCATCCACGGGTTGACCAGTGGCATCTGTGAGCAAAATTGTAGAGGAAGTTCCATTGATAGCGATCGCCTCAATTTGTGAACGCAATTCCAGGGAAATCCCCTCTAAAAGACTCCATAATGCTGTTTGCCAGCATTCAATCCAATTTTTACTATTTGCCCAAAGATGACGCGTTTGCGTGACAATCTGGCCTTGTTCATCAATGACTATAGCCCGTGCGCCAGATGTACCAAAATCAATACCTAAGTAGTTCATAAGAGTTGTCAAAGGATTCAGAAGAAGATGGGGCGGTGGGGTGAAAAAGATTTTTACCAATTACCAATTACCCATCATGTTTTTGTTGCATCTTGTAACAAGATATTCCCCAATTTTGATAAAACAAGGAAAAGTAGTAAACGAAGGTTATTTATTTCCTCTGATTTTAGGAGTTTTTCCATGAACATATCTGATACCCAAGTGTACATTGCTCTAGTTGTAGCCTTAATTCCAGGAATTCTTGCTTGGCGTTTAGTTACTGAACTTTACAACTCCTAGAGTTAAGGCCATCCCCCATTTCCAGCCAAGGGGGTAATTGGCTCAGATAATCCTGGATATACGCGGTACAATTCCTAAGATTTTGGGACTTAAAGCCATAAAAATCTAGAAAAAATGTACTTGCGTATGCCAGGTATATTTTTTTAGCATTGAATACTTGGAGAAATTTGCCAGAAATGAAGTAATATGGCAGCTAAATAAAGTATCAAGTGGCATTTGTTAGTTGTTAACAGTGCTTCCCTTCAATTAGTAAGGCTATTTTTAGCATCATGAACGCCTTTCAACCATTACAACCAACGCTACAACCAGAAAAGCAACATCGGCCTGTCCCTAGACCAAAAAAACATCTTCGTCAACGTTCTTACCGAATTATGGCTATGGAAACATCTGCCAAAATCACGGTTAATGTGATTATTATCACAGCTGCCTTATCCGCTTTATCACAACTTTTACCTTATCACTGGTTACAGCAGGATAAGCTGCGAGAAATTCGCACAGAAGTTAAGTTAATGGAAGGACGTGTCAGTAATTTGAAATCAGAATTTAGTCGTAATTTTGATCCCACCCAGGCTGATACTATTAAACAAGAGCAATCCTACCGTTTTGAGCCTGGTAAGCGACAGTTAGTCATAATTAATCCAGATATTAAAAGTGTTGAAGAATCAGATTCTACACCGTAATATCAATACCGTAATATCAATATCTGTTGATAAGATTAGTGATTATATCTATGTGTAAATAGGAAATCAATTTTTATTGATACCAGTAGACTAGCCAAATTTTGAAGAGATGCACTTAGTAATATAGTTACAATCTATTAACAAATTTCGAGATCCAGGGACACTACCACAATATTCTAGTTTTAAAAAACTTTGCAATCCTTGTTTTTGTGAATTTTTAACTGATTGCATGGTTCTGTATTTTCAAAAATTTACCAGTCTGTGTTTTGGGTAAAGAGTAATTCATCTAGCCAACTTTCCAGTTGTAATTGTAGCCGATAACTAGATGTATCCTTGTTGTTGACAAAGTTAATGTTATTTAGAGCGCGGTTGTAATCTGCGATCGCACAATTCCAATCACCCCACAAATGATAAGTTCTGCCACGTTCAGCCCAAATATTAGCTTCCAGTTGACCAAACAATAGGGCAATCTCAAAATTATCAACTGCTGGGCTATATTCACCTAAATCACGTAATGTGATCCCTCTATTAATCCAAGCCCGAACATAACGCGGATTCAAGTCTAAAGCCTGATCATAGTCAACAAGTGCTGCTAATAACTCTCCACAAGCTGCATAACAATTAGCGCGATTATTATAAACACTAGCTAAGTGGGGATTTAACTGTATAGCTGTGTTGTAGTCACTTAAAGCTTTTTGGTGTTCACCACTTTGAAAATAAATTAATCCGCGATTATTATAATCAGCAGGATTTTGGGGATGGGTATCAATGAGTTGATTCAATAAGGCGATCGCCTCTGTATAATCTCCTTCATGAGCCAATTTTAAAGCACAAGACCGTAAAAAGCCTTCATCTAATGTGATTGAAGATTCA from Okeanomitos corallinicola TIOX110 includes the following:
- a CDS encoding MASE1 domain-containing protein, producing MNSRSKRIVMRMGWMVVLALVYYHTSQFSRILTATPQDVTPVWPPDGLATAATLFFGYWIWPGIFFGSFLANLWAFINTNNSITFIFSILQVLGIAGGTTLGTILGTFLLRKSINNTYPLKRLSDVIKLLVFTGMIGPMVNATVGITALTLGGKISISSYPHTWLTWWISNVAGILIFTPALLTWGEYIKNNLRFRRTKTQFLFNKLNIWQIAEIILLLLIVISICKTAFWSRYTFSLEYMIIPCLLWAVFRLGELGSNSLIVIIASIAVLGTVRELGTFARENLNESLILLQYFIGVVVLTTLILNAILSEKQQAIAILKTSQRQLLDNSLQLTHQNIELAVAKRDAVAANHAKSEFLTNMSHELRTPLNGILGITQVFHNSPKLTAQEKEDIAIIQQSGLHLLTLINDILDISKIEAGKMELEYKNFKLLIFLKEIVEICRNSLGNRIFCFNYQFSPELPIIINTDEKRLRQVLLNLLGNAIKFTTNGEVLFVVDIVNQVKKDDSISFTKLKFEIIDTGVGIPPEKLTNIFLPFEQVGETRLKSQGTGLGLAISQRIVNMMGSKIQVSSELGKGSNFSFELDLETTSKYDNKENTNPNYNISQKLPLNILVAEDNLINQKIARKLFKKLGYDIDIAISGYKVLESLETHIYDVVFMDIQMPEMDGMEATREIYQRWGKNRPYIIAMTANAMTGDKEKCIAAGMDDYISKPVKIEFISQAIQIMQEKRQMYS
- a CDS encoding FGGY-family carbohydrate kinase; the protein is MNYLGIDFGTSGARAIVIDEQGQIVTQTRHLWANSKNWIECWQTALWSLLEGISLELRSQIEAIAINGTSSTILLTDATGQPVDAPLLYNDARGSTVIKDLHNIAPPHHTVLSATSSLAKLLWMQQLPTFSQARYLLHQADWLAFLLHGQLGISDYHNALKLGYDVEKLEYPKWLENLQIPIKLPQVLTPGTPIREIKPEIAARFGFKRDCWVCAGTTDSIAAFLASGAKLPGEAVTSLGSTLVLKLLSRTRVEDSQYGIYSHRLGDLWLTGGASNTGGAILREFFTDQELITLSQEIDLSKASKLNYYPLLKEGDRFPINDPQLPPRLEPRPDDPKEFLHGLLASMARIEAQGYDLLQKLGADQLTSVYTAGGGAANPTWTAIRQKYLQVPVFTSENTEAAYGTALLAMQSLNQ
- the psaM gene encoding photosystem I reaction center subunit XII encodes the protein MNISDTQVYIALVVALIPGILAWRLVTELYNS
- a CDS encoding tetratricopeptide repeat protein yields the protein MDYYSFLGSRTSKNPLYKVNHKITAYTKTRVKYKSESSITLDEGFLRSCALKLAHEGDYTEAIALLNQLIDTHPQNPADYNNRGLIYFQSGEHQKALSDYNTAIQLNPHLASVYNNRANCYAACGELLAALVDYDQALDLNPRYVRAWINRGITLRDLGEYSPAVDNFEIALLFGQLEANIWAERGRTYHLWGDWNCAIADYNRALNNINFVNNKDTSSYRLQLQLESWLDELLFTQNTDW